From a region of the Dickeya poaceiphila genome:
- a CDS encoding BRCT domain-containing protein: MTFEEWISKNEKEIFFTYINANNEVSNNYVSDAVYKDNYLQGYCINKKGFRTFKLERVLDVYSSNEEMISAASPLTIADLKIEDRREKNTPRGLEICFTGFSKEIKDDLESLAEKKGLSVRKGITAKLYFLCCGPNAGWKKIKQANEKNCFILSKDQFLLFIDTGEIPIESTEAYESDEKDIHEKIENLHNEVTSTFRTIREPRRSTALIARFVDGYASGWRFAIRESHRDALDIKLTKFVFNKHQYEDWTQGSSFSFGRGDVFYSDKLGYSEWSEFLKIPDAVVLQVKYECFSGYDPVATIDGFFSGDFIPYHQLTPKKLTNLPIMIESQSYDPGKITLDIFKPSIDRSKIDLFDTIKITQDELISLLQSGYYWKKDEGKKPVRVNLFGGN; encoded by the coding sequence ATGACATTTGAAGAATGGATTTCAAAAAACGAGAAAGAAATATTCTTTACTTATATTAATGCTAATAATGAGGTGTCTAATAATTACGTTTCCGATGCAGTATATAAAGATAATTATCTTCAAGGGTATTGCATCAACAAGAAAGGTTTTAGAACCTTCAAACTTGAAAGAGTACTGGATGTTTACTCTTCAAATGAAGAAATGATTTCTGCCGCTAGTCCTTTAACTATCGCAGATCTCAAGATTGAAGATCGACGTGAGAAAAATACTCCTCGTGGTTTGGAGATTTGTTTTACAGGTTTTTCTAAAGAGATTAAAGATGATCTAGAGTCACTCGCAGAAAAGAAAGGACTGTCAGTCAGAAAAGGGATTACAGCCAAATTATATTTCCTGTGTTGTGGCCCTAATGCTGGATGGAAGAAAATAAAACAGGCAAATGAGAAAAACTGCTTTATTCTGTCCAAAGATCAATTCTTGTTATTTATTGACACAGGCGAGATTCCAATAGAATCGACAGAGGCTTATGAATCTGACGAAAAAGATATACATGAAAAAATAGAAAATTTGCACAATGAAGTAACTTCAACATTTCGAACTATCAGAGAACCGCGCAGGAGCACAGCCCTTATTGCTCGTTTTGTTGATGGTTATGCCTCTGGTTGGCGCTTTGCAATAAGAGAATCCCACCGTGATGCACTAGATATAAAATTAACTAAATTTGTTTTTAATAAGCATCAATATGAGGATTGGACGCAAGGTAGTTCTTTTTCTTTCGGTAGAGGTGATGTCTTTTATAGTGATAAACTGGGTTATAGTGAGTGGAGTGAATTTTTAAAAATACCAGATGCTGTTGTACTACAAGTCAAATATGAGTGTTTTTCTGGTTATGATCCGGTTGCAACTATTGATGGTTTCTTTTCAGGTGATTTTATTCCATATCACCAACTAACGCCTAAAAAGTTAACCAACCTGCCAATCATGATAGAAAGTCAGAGTTATGATCCGGGCAAAATAACACTGGATATATTCAAACCTAGTATTGATAGAAGTAAAATTGACCTGTTTGATACGATAAAAATAACTCAGGACGAACTTATCTCATTACTTCAGTCAGGCTACTACTGGAAGAAGGATGAAGGAAAAAAACCAGTGCGTGTAAATTTATTTGGTGGTAACTAG
- a CDS encoding BRCT domain-containing protein, with amino-acid sequence MADEKLDFFNYKRNKDKLIINLINIIEGINCDGHIDEKEVLFLDTWIKDADLISKNYCVRMISNRLSDILSDGVIEPYELNYLKADLIKVQKELSDLPELDLYSDEADKHLLEGLCKGMMANHELNDSEIRYLNWWLSSNASLKVNYPGKELYALVNRILADGIITSEERDELKKALIAFTGSDVDSGVVDGLATRLPVDDIESLVLSNATVCLTGEFLYGKRSVCKKLIEDAGGKVIDNITAKLDFLIIGTLSCKHWRYQAHGRKIEKAIDYRDNRGIPLKIISEEQWQSFTG; translated from the coding sequence ATGGCAGATGAAAAACTAGATTTTTTTAACTATAAAAGGAATAAAGATAAATTAATTATTAACCTTATCAATATCATTGAGGGCATAAACTGTGATGGTCATATAGATGAGAAAGAAGTTTTGTTTCTTGATACATGGATAAAAGATGCTGATTTAATCAGCAAAAACTATTGTGTGCGGATGATTTCAAATAGACTTTCCGATATATTGTCTGATGGCGTTATTGAGCCGTATGAATTGAATTATTTGAAAGCTGATTTGATCAAGGTGCAAAAAGAGCTGTCTGATTTACCTGAGCTTGATTTGTACTCTGATGAAGCGGACAAGCATTTATTGGAAGGCCTATGTAAAGGAATGATGGCGAATCATGAGCTTAATGATTCAGAAATAAGATACTTAAATTGGTGGCTATCATCTAATGCTTCGCTCAAAGTTAATTACCCTGGAAAAGAGTTATACGCATTGGTTAACCGGATTCTTGCCGATGGGATCATTACATCAGAAGAACGTGATGAATTGAAAAAAGCGTTAATCGCTTTTACCGGAAGTGATGTCGATTCCGGTGTAGTGGATGGGCTGGCAACTCGCTTACCAGTGGATGATATAGAGAGCTTAGTTCTTTCCAATGCAACAGTTTGTCTGACAGGTGAATTCCTTTATGGAAAAAGATCAGTGTGTAAAAAACTGATTGAAGATGCAGGCGGGAAGGTGATTGATAATATAACAGCAAAACTTGATTTTCTTATTATTGGTACATTGAGTTGTAAACATTGGAGATATCAGGCTCACGGTCGGAAAATCGAAAAAGCAATAGACTACCGGGATAATCGCGGCATTCCACTGAAAATAATCAGTGAAGAACAATGGCAGAGCTTTACTGGATAA
- a CDS encoding phage integrase: MAVSKLPSGKWLCQCFPYGRDGQRVRKQFTTRGEALAYERRLMADKKGISTETNSTTLQDLIQRWYDMHGQTLESGEDRYAKLMAICVRLGNPFAVDVDKNMFAVYRERRLKGEWNPKGKTAIKEATVNREYSYLRAVFSELKRMGEWEKENPLDGIRQFKEGDQELAFLYPDEIKRLLAACDESENKDLGIIVRLCLATGARWGEAQTLKQSQILPGRITFVKTKGKKNRTIPISERMHALLPKRRGQLFKPAYEAFKHALKKAHIELPEGQLTHVLRHSFASHFMMRGGNILVLQQILGHSSITMTMRYAHFAPDHLDAAVTLNPFDSLTTDE, translated from the coding sequence ATGGCTGTAAGCAAACTTCCGTCCGGCAAATGGCTTTGCCAATGCTTCCCCTATGGGCGCGATGGTCAGCGCGTTCGTAAACAATTTACTACCAGAGGTGAGGCACTCGCGTATGAGCGCCGCCTGATGGCGGATAAAAAAGGGATATCAACCGAAACCAACAGCACAACGCTGCAAGACCTGATCCAGCGATGGTACGACATGCATGGCCAGACGCTGGAGTCAGGTGAAGACCGCTACGCTAAACTGATGGCAATCTGTGTTCGGCTGGGTAATCCCTTTGCGGTAGACGTTGATAAAAATATGTTCGCTGTTTACCGCGAACGCCGGTTAAAAGGTGAATGGAACCCAAAAGGGAAGACGGCCATCAAAGAGGCCACAGTTAACCGCGAATATTCCTACCTGCGGGCGGTGTTCTCTGAGCTGAAGCGCATGGGGGAGTGGGAAAAAGAAAACCCGCTGGATGGCATACGCCAGTTTAAGGAAGGCGATCAGGAACTGGCTTTTCTCTACCCGGATGAAATTAAGCGCCTGCTTGCTGCCTGCGATGAATCAGAGAATAAAGATCTCGGTATCATCGTTCGCTTGTGCCTGGCGACGGGGGCGCGTTGGGGCGAGGCCCAAACCCTGAAACAATCGCAAATCCTTCCCGGCAGGATTACATTCGTCAAAACCAAAGGAAAGAAAAACCGAACCATTCCTATTTCTGAAAGAATGCACGCCTTGTTGCCCAAGCGGCGCGGCCAACTCTTCAAACCAGCGTATGAGGCATTTAAGCACGCCTTAAAGAAAGCGCACATTGAATTACCTGAGGGGCAGTTGACCCACGTTCTCAGGCACAGCTTTGCCAGCCACTTCATGATGCGCGGCGGCAATATTCTGGTGTTGCAGCAGATATTGGGCCATAGCTCTATCACTATGACCATGCGGTATGCGCATTTCGCGCCGGATCATCTGGATGCGGCGGTAACTCTCAACCCGTTTGATTCTTTAACCACAGATGAATAA
- the lysC gene encoding Rz1-like lysis system protein LysC (LysC is an Rz1-like component of a phage lytic system, substantially overlapping although not fully embedded in the gene for the Rz-like LysB component.): MILSGCASAPPSQVAVLTVNGCPRLTPCRFPVANPQTNGELNNLLDETEAALATCADQVDTIIACQTKNITTVAGIQATSPALPTEKRSIPGESRWTDIPE; this comes from the coding sequence CTGATATTATCCGGTTGCGCCAGCGCCCCGCCCTCACAAGTGGCCGTGCTTACCGTGAATGGCTGTCCCAGACTGACTCCGTGCAGATTTCCAGTAGCCAACCCACAAACCAACGGTGAACTAAATAATCTTTTGGATGAAACAGAAGCTGCGTTGGCGACATGCGCAGACCAGGTGGATACTATTATTGCCTGTCAGACCAAAAACATTACCACCGTAGCAGGTATACAAGCCACATCCCCTGCACTTCCAACCGAAAAAAGGAGTATCCCTGGAGAGAGCAGATGGACTGATATTCCTGAGTAA
- the lysB gene encoding Rz-like lysis system protein LysB (The gene for this Rz-like phage lysis system protein may overlap extensively with the gene for the other spanin subunit, the Rz1-like protein in the outer membrane.), with the protein MKSSMIIAVIMMLLSAGVGVQSWRLHTTLQLTEQQAQTLSLQQTELDEKSGQLKTLSEQAERNNIEQARLRNMAADTQAALSERQKVIMRLQHENEELNRWASTTLPADIIRLRQRPALTSGRAYREWLSQTDSVQISSSQPTNQR; encoded by the coding sequence ATGAAAAGCAGCATGATCATCGCGGTCATCATGATGCTGCTTAGCGCCGGCGTGGGTGTGCAGTCCTGGCGGCTGCACACCACTCTCCAGTTAACTGAGCAACAGGCACAAACGTTGTCACTGCAGCAAACCGAGCTGGATGAAAAGTCTGGTCAGTTAAAAACGCTGTCTGAGCAAGCTGAACGTAACAACATTGAACAGGCACGATTACGCAACATGGCTGCAGATACTCAAGCAGCGCTCTCTGAACGGCAGAAAGTGATAATGAGATTACAACATGAAAACGAAGAACTTAACCGCTGGGCTAGCACTACCCTTCCTGCTGATATTATCCGGTTGCGCCAGCGCCCCGCCCTCACAAGTGGCCGTGCTTACCGTGAATGGCTGTCCCAGACTGACTCCGTGCAGATTTCCAGTAGCCAACCCACAAACCAACGGTGA
- a CDS encoding glycoside hydrolase family 24 protein: MLSNSPNLTAFLDMLAFSEGTATHLLTRNRGYDVIVTGIDGKPEIFTDYQDHPFANGRPGKVFNKQGQRSTAAGRYQQLYLYWPTYKAQLKLPDFGPNSQDTLAIQLIREQRALDDIIQGRIAHAITQCNNIWASLPGAGYGQHEHDIEHLLTVYQQAGGEVA, translated from the coding sequence ATGCTCAGTAACTCCCCAAACCTGACTGCGTTTTTGGATATGCTGGCTTTTTCTGAGGGTACAGCGACGCATCTACTCACCCGAAACCGCGGTTACGACGTCATTGTCACTGGCATCGATGGCAAACCAGAAATATTCACCGACTACCAAGATCATCCATTCGCTAATGGTCGACCAGGTAAAGTATTCAATAAACAAGGACAGCGATCCACCGCAGCCGGTCGCTATCAGCAACTCTACCTCTATTGGCCAACTTACAAGGCACAGTTGAAACTACCGGATTTCGGCCCTAATTCGCAAGATACGCTAGCTATTCAACTCATTCGTGAGCAACGTGCACTGGATGACATTATTCAAGGCCGAATTGCCCATGCCATCACCCAATGCAACAACATCTGGGCTTCCTTGCCGGGGGCTGGCTATGGCCAACACGAGCATGACATCGAACACCTGCTCACGGTATACCAACAAGCAGGTGGGGAGGTGGCATGA
- a CDS encoding phage holin family protein, with amino-acid sequence MNETDKSIVSLFIIGTLIAVGKVLSGSEPITLRLFIGRVMLGGFVSMMAGIALVQFPDLSPVAINGIGAALGIAGYQAIELLIQRRIRQLGEQAAPERKDNAQ; translated from the coding sequence ATGAATGAAACAGATAAAAGTATCGTCTCCTTATTTATTATTGGCACACTGATTGCCGTCGGCAAAGTATTGTCGGGTAGTGAACCCATCACACTCCGATTATTTATTGGCCGAGTAATGCTGGGCGGCTTTGTCTCAATGATGGCAGGTATCGCACTGGTACAATTCCCCGATCTGTCGCCTGTCGCCATCAATGGCATTGGCGCAGCTCTTGGCATCGCTGGTTACCAAGCTATTGAACTGCTTATCCAACGTCGTATTCGGCAACTGGGTGAACAGGCTGCACCGGAGAGAAAAGATAATGCTCAGTAA
- a CDS encoding cytochrome b562, whose product MKKTIMAISLAIAASTVALPFASLAAVKDEMGAMAKSYKSASSATDAATLKTELLNMKAHATKAKADPEFNNSPNSKVFNEGLGKLLQQIDAAIALVDSGKLQEAKAATDELKKTRAEYHKKLGV is encoded by the coding sequence ATGAAAAAAACAATTATGGCCATCAGTCTGGCAATCGCAGCGTCTACTGTAGCGCTTCCTTTTGCTAGTCTGGCCGCAGTAAAAGACGAAATGGGCGCTATGGCGAAGAGCTATAAAAGCGCCTCAAGTGCCACCGATGCAGCTACGCTGAAAACAGAGCTGTTGAACATGAAAGCCCATGCAACCAAGGCCAAGGCAGACCCAGAGTTCAACAATAGTCCGAATAGCAAAGTTTTTAACGAAGGGCTGGGAAAACTGCTCCAGCAAATCGATGCAGCTATCGCACTGGTTGATTCGGGTAAATTGCAAGAAGCCAAAGCAGCAACAGATGAACTGAAAAAAACCCGCGCCGAGTACCACAAAAAACTAGGCGTATAA
- the dsrB gene encoding protein DsrB, with product MNVDDKVTVKTDGDVRREGIILTVEPFQEGTMYLIALEDYPEGVWFFNELNSPEGIFVELYQSAAQ from the coding sequence GTGAATGTCGATGATAAAGTGACAGTAAAAACCGATGGTGACGTGCGCCGGGAAGGAATCATCCTGACGGTAGAACCATTTCAGGAAGGAACGATGTACCTCATTGCCCTGGAAGACTATCCCGAAGGAGTCTGGTTTTTCAATGAGCTTAACAGCCCAGAGGGAATATTTGTCGAGCTATACCAGTCTGCCGCCCAATAA
- a CDS encoding methyl-accepting chemotaxis protein: MDMKMMSKSEQQGKAGILGNLGLVPLFVIILGGIMLLFALAIGTASYFLVRANQNLDYVTQEIDVRLGLSNSSNHLRTARLLIIQAGAAVRVGDTDVFNNNLKQAEQRIASSKDSFKVYENRVVKTDADLALEPELNKAYNDYIEKGIMPMLKAAKDGYFEEILTHESEEVRVLDEAYNKPLLKAIALRTERAKALNSSAQYEAVMGYTLMAISFTIAIVMTLLTFLFLRGTLIKPMNRLVQRIQRIAQGDLTQPNEIYGKNEIGTLGHNIQQMQASLVHTVSTVRDSADSIYQGTTEITAGNSDLSSRTEQQAAAIEQTAASMEQLTATVKQNSDNAHHASQLASTASGKARQGGEIVENVVTTMNSISNSSQKISEITNMINSIAFQTNILALNAAVEAARAGEQGRGFAVVAGEVRSLAQRSAQAAKEIEGLISESVSLVHNGSELVDKAGQTMHEIVRAVSSVTDIMNEIASASDEQSRGITQVGQAISEMDSVTQQNAALVQQASAAASSLEEQAMVLTRTVSSFKLSNHIQDRAYTSAPIMPKPMLAASTATALRASSSIKPGNDNWETF, encoded by the coding sequence ATGGATATGAAAATGATGTCAAAGTCTGAACAACAGGGTAAAGCCGGCATCCTAGGTAATCTTGGACTCGTACCGTTATTTGTCATCATTCTGGGCGGCATCATGCTGTTGTTTGCCCTGGCTATAGGCACTGCCAGCTATTTTCTGGTACGCGCCAACCAAAATCTGGATTATGTCACTCAGGAAATTGATGTCCGCCTCGGTTTGTCAAACAGCTCCAACCATCTCAGAACCGCTCGCCTGCTCATTATTCAAGCTGGCGCTGCCGTTCGTGTTGGAGACACAGACGTATTCAATAACAACCTGAAGCAAGCGGAGCAACGCATTGCTTCCTCGAAAGACTCCTTCAAAGTTTATGAGAACCGAGTCGTCAAAACAGATGCTGACCTAGCCTTAGAACCAGAACTGAATAAAGCCTATAACGATTACATTGAAAAAGGCATCATGCCGATGCTGAAGGCAGCAAAAGATGGTTATTTTGAAGAGATCCTGACACACGAATCAGAAGAGGTCCGCGTGCTAGATGAAGCTTATAATAAGCCCTTGTTAAAAGCGATCGCGCTTCGTACTGAGCGAGCCAAAGCACTTAATAGCAGTGCTCAATATGAGGCTGTGATGGGATATACACTGATGGCTATCAGCTTCACCATTGCTATTGTGATGACCCTGCTCACCTTCTTGTTCTTGCGCGGTACGCTTATTAAGCCGATGAACCGGCTGGTACAACGCATTCAACGTATTGCCCAAGGTGACCTGACACAACCCAACGAAATCTACGGCAAAAACGAAATCGGCACACTGGGTCATAACATCCAGCAAATGCAAGCATCGTTGGTACATACCGTTTCTACAGTGCGTGACAGTGCGGACTCCATTTATCAGGGAACGACCGAGATCACTGCAGGCAATAGCGATCTATCTTCACGAACTGAACAGCAAGCTGCGGCAATCGAACAGACTGCTGCCAGCATGGAGCAGTTGACTGCTACCGTCAAACAGAACTCCGATAATGCGCACCATGCCAGCCAGCTAGCCTCTACTGCATCTGGCAAAGCCAGACAAGGAGGTGAAATCGTCGAAAATGTAGTCACCACAATGAACAGTATTTCTAACAGTTCACAGAAAATTTCCGAAATCACTAATATGATTAACAGCATTGCCTTCCAGACGAACATTCTGGCGTTAAACGCTGCTGTAGAGGCAGCCCGCGCTGGCGAGCAAGGCAGAGGATTTGCGGTTGTAGCAGGTGAAGTTCGTAGTCTGGCACAGCGCAGCGCTCAGGCCGCCAAAGAGATTGAAGGGTTGATCTCCGAATCCGTCTCACTGGTTCATAATGGTTCAGAACTAGTAGACAAAGCGGGTCAGACCATGCATGAAATTGTCCGTGCCGTCAGTAGTGTAACCGACATTATGAATGAGATCGCTTCCGCTTCAGATGAACAAAGCCGTGGCATCACTCAAGTTGGTCAGGCAATCTCCGAGATGGATAGTGTGACACAGCAAAACGCAGCATTGGTACAACAAGCATCTGCGGCAGCCAGTTCACTCGAAGAGCAAGCGATGGTGCTAACGCGTACAGTGTCCTCCTTTAAACTCTCCAACCACATTCAGGACAGAGCTTACACATCGGCTCCCATCATGCCCAAGCCTATGCTGGCTGCATCAACAGCGACTGCTTTACGCGCTTCTTCGAGTATAAAGCCCGGTAATGATAACTGGGAAACCTTCTGA
- the flhD gene encoding flagellar transcriptional regulator FlhD, with protein sequence MGTSELLKHIYDINLSYLLLAQRLINDEKASAMFRLGINEEMADALMQLTLPQMVKLAETNQLICHFRFSDHNTIKLLTQESRVDDLQQIHTGILLSSHLLQELSSKEESLPKKRA encoded by the coding sequence ATGGGTACCTCTGAATTACTCAAACACATTTATGACATTAATTTGTCTTATTTGTTACTGGCTCAGCGATTAATAAACGACGAAAAAGCATCAGCAATGTTCCGTTTGGGCATCAATGAGGAAATGGCAGATGCATTGATGCAACTGACCCTACCTCAAATGGTAAAACTCGCTGAAACCAATCAGTTGATATGCCATTTTCGCTTCAGTGATCACAATACTATTAAATTGTTAACACAAGAATCCCGGGTTGATGATCTGCAACAGATTCATACCGGGATTTTGTTGTCAAGTCATTTGTTGCAAGAGCTGTCTTCAAAGGAAGAGAGCTTGCCTAAGAAAAGGGCATAA
- the flhC gene encoding flagellar transcriptional regulator FlhC, with protein sequence MAEKSIVQEAKDIQLAMELISLGARLQMLESETQLSRGRLIKLYKELRGSPPPKGMLPFSTDWFMTWEQNIHSSMFYNAYLFLLKNSQCSGVEAVIKAYRLYLEQCAPQSDVPLLALTRAWTLVRFVDSGMLQLSSCNCCKGMFITHAHQPKNSFVCSLCQPPSRAVKRRKLSPSVADMIPQLLDEQVKHAV encoded by the coding sequence ATGGCTGAGAAAAGTATTGTTCAGGAAGCTAAAGATATTCAGCTTGCAATGGAGCTTATTTCACTGGGGGCTCGTTTGCAGATGTTGGAAAGCGAAACTCAGTTGAGCCGTGGCCGCTTAATCAAGCTTTATAAAGAGTTAAGAGGTAGTCCTCCACCTAAAGGTATGCTTCCTTTTTCTACCGACTGGTTCATGACATGGGAACAGAATATCCATTCTTCCATGTTCTATAATGCCTATCTTTTTTTGCTTAAAAATAGTCAATGCAGTGGCGTTGAAGCAGTCATAAAAGCCTATCGCCTTTATCTTGAGCAATGTGCCCCTCAAAGCGATGTGCCTTTACTGGCGTTGACCCGAGCCTGGACACTGGTACGGTTTGTCGATAGCGGCATGTTGCAGTTGTCCTCATGTAATTGTTGCAAGGGCATGTTTATCACCCATGCGCATCAGCCAAAAAATAGTTTTGTCTGCAGTTTATGCCAGCCACCTTCTAGAGCAGTAAAAAGACGTAAACTTTCGCCGAGTGTTGCCGATATGATACCTCAACTGCTGGACGAACAGGTTAAACATGCAGTCTGA
- the motA gene encoding flagellar motor stator protein MotA: MLVILGYLVTIGSILGGYLIVGGELGALYQPSELLIIGGAAVGAFIVGNNAKAIKATLKALPVLLQGPKYTKAVYMDLMAVLFRLMAKSRQQGMLSLEFDIDNPKESEIFSNYPRILADNYLVEFVTDYLRLMVSGNMNAFEIETLMDEEIETVEHEVEVPATSLNLMGDGLPAFGIVAAVMGVVHSLAFVDRPAAELGMMIAHAMVGTFLGILLAYGFVSPLASLLRQKNSEKIKVLQCIKVTLLSSLNGYAPQIAVEFGRKTLYSTVRPSFTEMEEHIRNVKAPAQQASENDA, from the coding sequence GTGCTGGTTATATTGGGTTATCTTGTCACTATAGGCTCCATACTTGGCGGTTATCTTATCGTTGGTGGCGAGTTAGGTGCGTTGTATCAGCCTTCTGAACTGCTGATTATCGGTGGCGCAGCTGTTGGCGCATTTATTGTCGGTAACAACGCCAAGGCGATCAAAGCGACGCTAAAAGCGTTACCGGTTTTATTGCAAGGCCCCAAATATACGAAAGCCGTGTACATGGATCTGATGGCTGTATTATTCCGACTGATGGCCAAGTCTCGTCAGCAGGGTATGCTCTCGTTGGAATTTGATATCGATAACCCGAAGGAAAGTGAAATTTTCTCCAATTATCCCCGCATCTTGGCTGATAACTATCTCGTAGAATTTGTCACGGATTATCTCAGATTGATGGTCAGTGGCAACATGAATGCGTTTGAGATTGAGACGCTCATGGATGAAGAAATTGAAACCGTCGAGCATGAAGTGGAAGTGCCTGCAACTAGTCTGAACCTGATGGGGGACGGTTTACCAGCGTTTGGTATCGTTGCAGCAGTAATGGGGGTGGTGCATTCACTGGCATTTGTTGATCGACCGGCTGCTGAATTGGGCATGATGATCGCTCATGCAATGGTGGGGACGTTCCTTGGTATTTTGCTGGCTTATGGTTTTGTATCGCCTCTGGCATCGTTGTTACGCCAGAAAAATTCAGAGAAAATCAAGGTCCTTCAATGCATCAAAGTGACTCTTTTGTCCAGCCTGAATGGCTATGCGCCGCAGATTGCCGTTGAATTCGGACGCAAAACCCTTTATTCAACGGTTCGTCCTTCATTTACTGAGATGGAAGAACATATTCGTAATGTGAAGGCTCCAGCACAGCAGGCATCGGAAAATGACGCATGA
- the motB gene encoding flagellar motor protein MotB: MKHQHPIIRKKRKSGHAAHHGGSWKIAYADFMTAMMALFLVMWLIAISSPSQLAQIAEYFRTPLKIAITSGPKMSDASNPIPGGGSDPTQQEGDVKRQIDTMDGRLEEIKLNKLRERLDQLIEADPRLKALRPHLLIEMVDEGLRIQIIDSNNRPMFKTGSAQVEPYMSDILRAIAPILNDIPNKISLSGHTDDAQYAMGERGYSNWELSADRANASRRELIAGGLADGKVLRVVGMADTMNLKQAKGGSDAINRRISLVVLNKQAQENIERENAESSAVNIDKIENLQNMGMDKAKQVTAPVDNGNSTAIPKPENNGTPASGSTVSPAQAPATAVPVSGANGASATNRRQPTTALPAAPDSQATPSSTSRDSQQR; this comes from the coding sequence ATGAAACATCAGCATCCCATTATCCGCAAAAAACGTAAATCGGGACATGCTGCCCATCACGGTGGTTCATGGAAGATTGCCTATGCTGACTTCATGACTGCTATGATGGCTCTTTTTCTGGTCATGTGGTTAATAGCTATTTCCTCGCCTTCTCAATTGGCTCAGATTGCTGAATATTTCCGTACGCCACTGAAAATCGCTATCACATCTGGTCCAAAGATGAGCGATGCTTCTAATCCCATCCCTGGTGGTGGTTCCGATCCAACACAGCAGGAAGGCGATGTGAAGCGGCAGATTGATACTATGGACGGACGTCTTGAAGAAATAAAGCTGAACAAACTGCGAGAGCGCCTCGATCAGTTGATCGAAGCTGATCCTCGCCTTAAGGCATTGCGACCGCATCTATTAATTGAAATGGTCGATGAAGGATTACGTATTCAGATTATTGACAGTAACAACCGCCCAATGTTTAAGACTGGCAGTGCTCAGGTCGAACCTTACATGAGTGATATTTTGCGAGCTATCGCGCCTATTTTAAATGATATCCCTAATAAAATTAGTTTATCGGGCCATACTGATGATGCACAGTATGCAATGGGTGAACGCGGTTATAGTAACTGGGAGTTATCTGCGGATCGTGCTAACGCGTCCAGGCGTGAACTGATTGCAGGCGGACTAGCCGATGGTAAAGTCTTGCGCGTCGTTGGCATGGCCGACACGATGAATCTTAAGCAGGCTAAAGGGGGCAGTGATGCTATTAACCGACGTATCAGTCTGGTTGTCCTGAATAAGCAGGCACAGGAGAACATCGAGCGTGAGAATGCTGAAAGTAGCGCAGTAAATATTGATAAGATAGAAAATTTACAGAATATGGGTATGGATAAAGCCAAGCAAGTTACTGCGCCTGTCGATAACGGTAACAGCACAGCTATACCAAAGCCCGAAAACAATGGGACGCCTGCATCTGGCTCAACTGTGTCTCCTGCTCAGGCACCCGCAACAGCGGTGCCGGTATCTGGAGCGAATGGCGCATCGGCGACAAACCGTCGGCAGCCTACAACAGCATTGCCAGCAGCACCTGATAGTCAGGCGACACCTTCTTCAACAAGCCGCGATTCACAGCAGAGGTGA